The nucleotide window AGCTAaactttttttcatattaactAAAAGctagtcaccaaaaaatattaactaatagcTGATAATTAATTACTTTGTGTACATTTAGTGCGTGTTATAATACCTTCTGCATTTCTGGTGTGTTTTGCTCCTCCTTTTAAGTTAGCTTTTAAAGTAAATTAGACCCAGTTAATTTCTTATACTAATATTTAAGTTGGACAAAAATTATTCAAACACAAGTCCCATTAATCTTTTGGTCAAAATTAATTTACAAGAGCACATTGACACCAACAAGCATTCTAAACATGCACGGAATCTTTTTCAGCATGCATTTCATATACAATTGTTCTATAGATATTTTGCAAACTAATAATAGTGCATGAATATACTATGAAGTTACATTTACTAATAATATTAAGATGGAACATTAATATTCCATGTATATATATTTCCATTGATATAGCTACTAGTACTACGAATAATTCTAGTTCTGTTGTTTGCACTTCATTATCATGAAAAATGGCGGGAGGAGAAGCACAGTCAAAATCATACAACTCTCGCTattttaattgtgattaacatcCCCTAACCACTCCAATCTTTTTACGCATCATGAACTAACCACTCCATATTAGATTGTGATTTtgctttttattattcttgttcaAAACTTGATTTAGCAGCGATTCCGATTTGTCTTCTAAGAAACCTCTTCACTAATAGTAGCTTCCAAACAAAGCATAGCTTTCTTTCAAGTTTCACAATCGATGCTGGAAAAAATGCTAAGTCTTCATttcaatttgaattttcagGTATCGATGAGGTTTACGACGTGTCCAAGATCCAAAGAAGTGTGAAATCCAGATCAAGAAACAACCGCGAGGCCTACGCCACCGTGCTCCATTCCTCCGAAGCCTACGTTTGCGGCGCCATAACTCTCGCACAGAGCCTCATCCAAACGGGAACCAAACGCGACCTTGTTCTCCTTATCGACAACTCAATCTCCGCCCCGAAACGCCGAGCCCTCGCCTCCGCAGGCTGGAAGATTCGAATCATAACACGAATCCGAAACCCTAGGGCCGAGAAAGGAACCTACAACGAGTACAACTACAGCAAGTTTCGCCTATGGCAGCTCACGGACTACGACAAAATCATCTTCATCGACTCCGATATCATCGTGCTCCGGAACCTGGACATACTCTTCCACTTCCCTCAGATCTCGGCCACGGGGAACGACCAGACGATATTCAACTCGGGGATCATGGTGATCGAGCCTTCGAACTGCACGTTCGCGACGTTGATGAGCCTCCGAGATGGCATCGTTTCGTACAACGGAGGTGACCAAGGGTTCCTGAACGAGGTTTTCGTGTGGTGGCACAGGTTACCGAGGAGGGTGAACTTCTTGAAGAACTTCTGGTCGAATTCGACGCTGGAGAGGAGGGTGAAGAACGGTTTGATCGGTTCGGAGACGGCGGAGGTGTACGCCGTACACTACTTAGGGTGGAAGCCGTGGCAGTGTTACAGGGACTATGATTGCAACTGGGACATGGAGGAGCAATTGGTGTACGCGAGTGACGTGGCGCACAGGAGGTGGTGGAAGGTGCACGACGCCATGGATGAAGAGATGCAGAGGATGTGCAGGCTCACAAAACGGCGTCGTACTGAGCTCAATTGGGAAAGAAGGAAAGCGAGGAAAAAGGGTTTAGTGAATGGGCATTGGAAGATCAATATTACGGATCCTAGACGATTTGGCTCTCTTTTGGTTCATTAGCAATAGGTACGATTAGGCTCTCACGGAGGCCTTTTTGCTTTTCCGTACTGTTTATTCTGGATGAACAATGCTTACTGAAtagtgaaaaaatcaaaaaaggACGTTATTATATGGTGTTTTTAGTCAATTTTAGTTTCCATTTTTTTGTGTGTGGTTAATACTTTAAACTTTTGGATAAGGGTGATGAATGAAATTGGTCAGCTTTGACATTAACTGTTTTGGCCCAAATATCAAACCCTGCCCAAAAGaagagacaaaaaatattttccctTGGCGTAAGCGTAGTGTTTGGTCTTTGGTGTCATTGATTGAGTTGTATGGATCACTTGATTCACTTCATGAACAAAAGTTTTGATTCTTTATAACTAGAACGAGGGTCCAGGGATCTTTTCTTTTCCCTGGTTTACCAAGCGCAGCTACTAGGTTACTGGGTATGAGTGTATGACGCATGGATTCAAGACGACAGTGATGTGATGGGTGGTTAGGTGAAAGGATTGAAACCTGAGAGGATTGGTTGAGCAAACTTCAATAAAAGATTGTTGTAGAAATTTTTATTCGGCTAGAAAACGCTCCTTATTTGTATAAGAAAGAATCATCGTCGTCACAGCTCACAATCATGGATATTCGTTTTACTAGGTAAATTagtatgaaaaaatataataaactgAAATGTgacaacaaataaataaataaataaattataaataataaaagaggaaaaagaaggaaaagagaaggTGGGTGGCGAGAGCAAAGAGGAAGAAGACATAGTTTGTAATATATTCACCATAATGAAGAGTATTTTTCTATCAATTTCTTTCATATTTGAACAGGCTCCCACATGCTTACTTAACCCCACTTAACAATTATGCTTCGGCAAAAGCCAAAGTTTACGCAGATATATTAAACTCAACTTTAGTGTCAAAGGGGACTTAGACGTGGCATGCTTTGTTTGATAATGGACAAAGGTGaaagaatataatttaaatttcgaTCCAAGaactttattatattatttatacaccACTTTAATCTTAAGAATCAACTGCAATATGCATCCCCTAGGAACAGGCCCTTTTAGTTTAACCTGCTTATATTCAATGAACATAGTTTTggcataatttaatttaaaggtTTTGCTAAGAATATATagattaaaaatactataaaaaatattttataaaaattgttgaaaaaataaatatttttatcttttaaatatattaaatatatcacCTTAATTTAACTTTGAGTATATACCAATTTTGGTTCTCAAAGAATTTTAAACTAGATACTTTAGTCTTCAACTAAAATTACTTACTCGATTGGTCCTAACAATTAACtccgtcagtcacttaggtctTTTACTCTGTCAACTCTAATAGAagacaaaatagtccctaacAACTCTAACATGAGACAAAATAGTCCATGATCTCTTCTGTTCGAAAACGACACTGTTCTCTCCCAATTtccatcatatctcgcataacactAACAGTCTAACACCGTAACTTCAAGCTACACAATGTACACTCTACAACTTCAATgttcataagaaaaaaaattctcaacttgttctcaaccaattcatacttAGGAAACTAATGACTATGTCTCCCAACTACTTGTCGTCTTCGATGAATCCCATGAATCTAGACAGCAAGTCTGATTTGTCAAGACCCGTCGTCGTCgttgccatctccctccaccTTTGCCCTATCATCTCCATGACCACATTGTCCACCACTCCGATCGCttccttcagcttcttctcCGACCAATGTTCAGTAATCGCTTCAGTTTCTATATGAGCGGCAACGGCGATATTGCTCGTTGTACTGATAGCTTGGATGCGAGATCGAAACTATCTGCCAACTTGGACTCTGGAAAAGAAGGAATGAAGTACTCAGtatctatttcaaatgagaatttgcatatgatgtcAAAGAATAATCTTCTCATGTGTCCTaatgtccaacaatctatattACTTGTCGAAGAGTGGAGAAAGGCGTACCCTTGGGGTAGTTATGTAACTTGGTCTTGAAGATATCGTGGACGTTGTCAGGGTTGGAGGTGATGTTATCGAGAACGTGGAAATGGATGCTTCTAGCAGGTGAAGTGCAGAGGACGTGGATGTACCAGTCACTGAGAATTAGAAAGTGTGTGGTCTATAACATGAGGTAGGTGCGACACGTGTGACAATTACACTATCGCTTAATCTTGGagctaaagaagaagaagaaaaagatggaaaagaagactgtgaaggtgaagaaggagaGTATGAATATTAGGGTTATGtgagatatgataaaaattgaagaagaacaATGTCGTTTTTGAATAAAAGGGTCAGGAATCATTTTGTTCTTTGTTAGAATTGTCAGGAATTAGTTTGTCCCCTGTTAGAATTGTCAGGAATCATTTTGTCTTCCGTTAGAATTGATAGTGCCAAGAACCTAAGTAACTGACGAAATTAattgttaagaaccaattgaataattaattttggttagaaattaaaatatctGGTCCAAaattctttgaggaccaaaatgagTATATACTCTTTTAACTTTTTGTCATTTTCAAGCttagaaattaactaaatcaaaaaccaataaaaaaatgatttaacTATTTTGTGACCTAATTGGTTTCTCCTTTATTGCTTTCATACCACCTCATGCTGATTGTTTCCCGATGAAGACCCCAAGGCATTTGGCCGAAGCTTTAAAATCACACAAATCACAATCACTCTGAACCGGGTTTTATATTTCCTGCGGCAATTACTCCTTATGGGACCACTATGCTGCAGCATCCAACGGACGAGGACGTCTCCCATATGACTTTGACTTTTTTAACCAACGCAACCCCAAATTTACATCCTGATGCAGTGCAAACCCCGCCAATCAATGAAGCAATTGATAAAGCTGTAAAGAgctcaaattaattattactaccattgtttgtttgttttgttaatatatgggctcaaattaataattgtagagtacttttaattaattaatgaattgctaataataataataataataataaatggagCATTAGTGTGGGTGGTACATTATCATGGATATCATGTGGGCTGTAACGTAATTCTTCATTTACAAGCTATGCGATGCCCGAATCTACATTTACTATCGGCCATGACTTTATTCATCACCTTTGAATTTTAAACCATTTTCGGCATCATGTTGTAATTTCTAAAGTGACCACATCTTTATGCTAAGTATTTCCTTAAGCaaatacattttcttttttcaagatTATTTTGGCCTTTGAGCAAATATTATCTTAAAATGATAACAATAAGCTAAAAATAGGAAGTTGTTCATAAACACAAAggccaaaaagagaaaaactctGACcagaaaaaacaacaaaatatgaaagagaGAAACTGGACCACCTCAGCTTGCAAGGTGACCAGCCATGTTGGTCACAAAACGACTTTGTCTTGTTCTTGTATCGTATTCGTACGTATGTAGccctagaaaataaaaaagatgtaaattcaaataatatataaaaaatgatgtaTAATGTATAGCATGGATAATACTCTGTGAACCAAAGATAAGAGTatggtaaaaagtaaaaactaagaGAGCTTAAAGAGTCAAAGCTTTGAGATGAATAAACAATTCAAATACGAGAGGGAGGGTAGGACCGTAGGAGCCAAGAGAACCGTAGATTCCGGCAGTAAATACGAAGTAGGAACAAAATTACAGCTAGATAGAAGTGATTACTAACTAATCGATAACGGCACACAGCAAAAAATTCAGATGTGATAGGGgaaaagattaaaaaagaaaacgaaaaagaaaaagagtaccGATGGATCTAGTATGCGTGATGAGATAGGCTCCACTGGCTGTGTATCTGTCTCCGTATTTTTCTGTATTCTAATTTTAGCTCCACTCTTTCTCGAACCTTACATTTCTTTTCTGCAGCAACccaattttgattttgtttttttccCAGTCCCCACCCTTTCCTCCTCAGAATTTTCCGAtaccaaaaaatccattctcttcttccaatttttcTGCTGACTACTCCTAATATCCTAATCTGGTatgttcttcttctgcttctgcttACTCCTTAATCTCCTTTCCTCCTCCTAATTTATcccttaattcttttatttattcatttcatTCTTATGTGTTATGATCATATAACTATACGATAGCTTTTGTGGTTTGCAAGTTTTGATTCGCCTTTGTTTTTCAATACTTCTAGATAATCATTTTCCAGAATTTTATTTCCCTTCACCTATATCTTTTAGGCTTAAATTTGTTCacggaaaaggggaaaaaattaTCCGGTTCTAAAATGGGGATGTGGATTATTCTTTTCTCGTTGTagttattacttgaattactaGCTTCTGTTGTAAGATACACTCTGCCTCCACCCGGATTTAATGTATTATATCATATATGACTGTGACTACTTTTTTGAGGTGATCGATCATCAACAACTATAGGTAACTAGTAAGTGCAGTTAATTGcgtagattttgaaataaatgaaCCTTTAAAAGGAGATCTGTGTATCAAATTATTGATGACTATGTACTACTCTGTCTGTACACACtacttttttcattgaaattattttcttatttacttGTTTTTAAGAGTTAGACATAATTGGGACCCTCAACTGCTCCTTTCAATGGAGGGTGTTGAAGACAAGCTGCCCTCTGACTCCTCTTCAAAAATTGATGAAAAGACGCTACCGGTGGAACATGTCGAAGACAAGCAACCTTCATACTTGTCTGCGACAACTGCTGAAGAGGTGCCACTGGCAGAGTCCTCTGGACAAGATACTAATGAATCTTCCACTGAGTCTCCAGCCAACCCCATTAGTAATGGAAAAATGGAATCTGATGCTCATTTTCCAGACACTGAGGCCTCTGAATTAGCAACAATGCCACATGCTTCTAATGCTCAAACTGTAATACAAGATGAAGACCATTCAACTGGTAATTCAGCTTCAACCCAAAATATAGCTGTTGATTTATCAGCAAGGAGCAGCCAGGGAAACTTGCTTGAAGATTCTGAATCAGGGGCTGTAGAAGATAGCTCTGGCAACCATGAATTGGCAGAAGATGCAACAGTTGATTTAACAGAAAGAAGCCGCCAGGGAACCTTGGTTGAAGATTCTGAACCAAGGGCTGTAGAAGATACCTCTGGCAACCATGAATTGCCAGAAGATGAAACAGTTGATGTA belongs to Arachis duranensis cultivar V14167 chromosome 8, aradu.V14167.gnm2.J7QH, whole genome shotgun sequence and includes:
- the LOC107460389 gene encoding UDP-glucuronate:xylan alpha-glucuronosyltransferase 2, encoding MVKTIPSKAKVSIINLVFLAVFLVVYGTLLLRPSSSLYFENAASLVRCSLRECRHKVEKSFKMKAVLEEPQRERSSKKNNATNKIELPSFFGDLGKGMKIGLVNMDEEDVNEFNLHGEMIPVYFEKVSQSFNWTDLFPEWIDEEEESDVASCPEIPMPEYAEYGSMDVIVAKLPCKYPEKGWGRDVFRLQVHLIAANLAAKKGKRDWRWKKTTRVVLWSKCRPMMELFPCDQLERREGEWWYYKADVKKLEEKVLLPVGSCNLALPLWEQGIDEVYDVSKIQRSVKSRSRNNREAYATVLHSSEAYVCGAITLAQSLIQTGTKRDLVLLIDNSISAPKRRALASAGWKIRIITRIRNPRAEKGTYNEYNYSKFRLWQLTDYDKIIFIDSDIIVLRNLDILFHFPQISATGNDQTIFNSGIMVIEPSNCTFATLMSLRDGIVSYNGGDQGFLNEVFVWWHRLPRRVNFLKNFWSNSTLERRVKNGLIGSETAEVYAVHYLGWKPWQCYRDYDCNWDMEEQLVYASDVAHRRWWKVHDAMDEEMQRMCRLTKRRRTELNWERRKARKKGLVNGHWKINITDPRRFGSLLVH